GAATCACCTGCCCTCCGGGAGGGAACTGCGCGACGTCGCTCTGCCGGGCGGCTATGGCGAGGTCGGGTTTGACGGCGCAGGTTTCGGGCTCACGGTGGCCGTCGGGCTCGGGCCGGCGCGCTCGGGGGGCGTCGGACCCCCCGGTGATTTCATGTGGGGCGGTGCCGCCTCCACGATCTTCTGGATCGACCCGACCGAAGATCTGTTCGTCGTCTTCATGACTCAGCTCATGCCGTCGGCGACATTCGACTTCCGCAGCCAGCTTCGGGCCCTCACGTACGGAGCCGTCTCGGACTGAATTGATCGGAGACGGCGGACTTCCGGTGACGGGAGTCAGGGCTCGATGGTGAGGTTCTTGATGAGCCCTCCCTCCAGGGTGAACTGGAAGCGGAGGTCGACCTCACCACCAGGGAAGTCTCCTTCCAGGTGATTGGTCACGACATAGCACGAGAGGTCGGTCCGGTCAGCCGAGATGAGCTCAACGGTGTACGTGTACTTGGTCGCCACCTCGGTCATCCAGTTCTCAGTGGCCTTCGCGCCCGTGTAAGTCTTACCCTCGTCGATGACCACGGCGTCGGCCGCGAAGGCGCTGAGTGCCCTGGGTGTGTCCTTGACCTGGCGGGCGTCCAGGTAGCGGGTGATCGCCTCGGGCAGCTCGGCGGGGTCAATCGCTTCAGTCTGTTGTCGGTCGTTCATCGGCTTCTCCTGAGGCTGCCCGATGCAGTGGGGCCTGGTGCTCGCGGGCGGTCACGCGACTCGGTTCGTGTATACGCTGACTCCGCTCGGTACTTCGTTCACCATGAAGCCTCCCCCAGGGGGAGAGTCAAGTCCCTTCGGCCATCTGCTCGGCGTGCCCGGCGATCGGTTGACACTCCTTGGAGGGGAAGGTTCACACTGCAGTGATGCCTGCGACGCTGACCATCGGGGACTTCTCCCGGATCACGCACCTCAGCGTGAAGACGCTGCGCAGGTACCACGAGGTCGGGCTGCTCGAGCCCGCCGAGGTTGACCCCCAGACTGGCTACCGCTACTACGCTGCCGCCCAAGTACCCACGGCCCAGGTGATTCACCGGTTTCGCGAGCTGGGGATGCCGGTGCGTGAGGTCGCGGACGTGGTTGCCACCAACGACCCTGAGGCACGCGCTGCTTTGATCGCCCAACATCTCGGGCGGCTCGAGAATCAGCTCGATCAGCAAAGGGCTGCTGTGTCGTCCCTCCGTCGCCTGCTCCAACCCGACCCTCCCCCTATGGACGTCGAGCTTCGACGAGTGGAGGCGACCACTGTCGCGGCTGTGGTTGCCACGGTAGAGCTGGACGAGATTCTGGCCTGGTACGGCGAGGCCATGGGTGCGCTCGATCGGACCCTCGGAGCCGCCGGGGTGAGTTCGGTCGGTCCTCCCGGCGGTCTGTACGACAACAAGCTGTTCACCGAGGACCGGGGCGAGGCCGTCGTCTATATTCCGGTCGCAGATGCCCCCAGGCTGGGACGCGTCCGGCCGTTCGTCATTCCCGCCGCAGATCTGGCCATCACCGTGCACCGCGGCTCGCACGACGACATCGACGTCTCGTATGGGGCCTTGGGTACCTACGTCAGCGAACACGCCCTTGGCGTGGCCGGGCCCGTCCACGAGATCTACCTGATCGGGCCGCGCGACACCGACGAAAGGAGTTCATGGCGCACCGAGATCGGCTGGCCGGTCTTCCGCACTTCCGCCAAGTGAGCACTTCAGTGCCTACGGCCCAGCATCCGGGCGTCGGGCGCGAGCCCAACTCAGACCCGCTACCCGAGGCTGATCGTGTGGCTGCCGGTGGGTACCGGCACGGCAATCTGGCCCGACGCGGAGACGGTTCCCACTCGCACCCCGTCGAGACCCACCGGGAGGCCAGGTCCGGCGCGTAGGAGCGTCACCGTCACGGGCCCGTCGGTGGTCACGGGCAACGCTGCGCCCCTGCCAGCGGGGATGCCTGCCCGGACGATATCGACGCCGAGCGAGCCAACGTCGGACAGGCGCAGCGTGATCATGGGTCGGAGCGCGGGCTGGGCGCCGTAGACCCAGCTCTGCTCGGTGACCACGGCAGGGAAAGGGTCGCCGGGCGCCAGGACTCCGGTGCTGGTTACGGGCGTGATGGCCGGGTTGGGCAGGGCGGACGAGACGGCATCCAGCGTCGCGACGGTGCCAGGCGCCACAGTCCGACCTCGGGTGTCGCGTAGCCAGTACGCTCCCGTCGAACCGATCCCCAAGTCCGGGCGGTCCAAGTCCGGGTACCAGTCGTAGGTGACGTGGGCCGGATTGTCGACCCGAGGCGGTCCGCTCAGGTGAGCGGCCTGGTCGGAGAAGCCGTCAAAGAACGGGTACACGAGGTGGTCGGCAGCCGGGTACAGCTCGTAGCGGTAGCGATAGCCGAGCGACGCGAACTTCTGCATGTCGGGTATCTCGCCCGGGAGCGGCACCAGCTCGTCGGCGGCACCCTGACTGATCACGTACGGGAGGTTGCGGGCGCTGGGGATGACCGGGATGCTGTCGCCGTCGGTGCTGCAGTGGCCGGGGCCGGCAGCCCCGGCGGCGCCCGGGAACGCCCGGAGTCCACAGATGACCGGGCCCTCGAGCACGACGGCCTTGGCGAACAGGTCGGGATGGGCGAGGCCGATCTTGTACGTCCCCCAGCCGCCCATCGAGTACCCGGAGATTGCGGTGCGCTCGGGATCGAGCCGGTAGCCAGACGCCAGACGGTTCCACACCTCCCAGAAGTCCAGCTCCGCCTCGTCGAAGTACCACCCGTCCGTGCCCCGGCCAGCTGTGGTGGCGCAGATGGAATCGCGTTGCTGGCACGCCTCCTGCACGAACTTCGGGTCTAGGGAGCCGTACTGGTTCCAGTTCTCGTCCAGGGAGTGCAGGATCCAGGTGAGCGGGAGAGGCTTCGAAGGCGTGTAGCCGGTGGGGACGTAGACCGCGTAGGGCTGCACCCGGTTGAGCAACCCGGGACGTAGGTCTTCTTGTCCATTGGGCATGAAATGGACGCCCTGGCCGAGCTCGATGGATGACACGTACCAGCGGTTGGTATAGCCAGTCGGCATCGGCTCACCGGTGGTCGTGTGCTGACCGAGGGCCCGCCAGTCGACTGTTGCGGCGAAGGGGCTGATGTCGCCGCTGGCCAAGGCGTTGGCTTGCCCGCTGTCCATCCAATAGTTGTTGACCTCGGGCTCCTGGGTGTAGGCACGGAAGCCGACGTCGTACACCGCCGGTTCACCGGGCAGGGCGCCGTTGCTCGGGGTGACCGGCTCGAAGCCGTTGCCGCTCGGATTGGCGAGGCCTGCGACGAGGCGCACGTTCCACGTGCCGGCCGGATCCATGAGCGAGCGGGGCACGAATACCGTGAACGAACGGGCGCGGGTGTCGACGCTCGATCCGGACAACGCCGTTCGCGCACCGCTGGCCACGTTGATCAGCCACGCCCCCTTGGCCGAGACGAGGAGTGCCTTGTCGATCCCGGGCGAACGGACTCCCGCTCCCGCCGGCCACGCGCTGCCTCCGGTGGTCGCCGAGTTGTCGGTGTCGAGGGCGAACTCGGCGATAGGAATATTGGGGTCGTTGAGGGTGGTCCAGTCGACCCGCCACCAGCTGCCGGCGGCGGTCAATCCGACCGCGGTACGAAAGATGTTGGCCCCGTTGCCAGCGGCGGGGCCATCAGGGTAGCGGTAGGTCCCGACCGACGAGGCCAGGGGAGCCTCCGTCCCCGCCCCCGGGAGGCCCCTGGCACCGTGGTCGTCGTAGAGAAAGCCCGTCCATTCGAAGGCTCCGTCCATCAACCGGCCGGTGCCGTCGGTGTGTGAGAAGCGGTCGGGGAAGGGCCAGTTCTTCGGCGCGGGGAGGGACGGTTCGGGTCGGTACGCGGCGGGGGGCATCCCTCCGGAAAGGCCGGTGGGGACGGCGGCGGTGTTGGGCGGTTTGCTGGTGGCCTGGGCTGGGGGAGCTGCCAGGCAAGCGCTGAGGGCGGCGATGGCTGCGACGGCTACAGGGCGGCGGACGCAACGACGCACGCGAGTAGGTTCGCCGGGGCATGTCCGATTCCTGCACAGTCACTGACGCCTACCTGGTCAGCGTGCTTCAGAACCTCCAAGGGTGGACTGAGGCGACGTGGCGTCGGCGATTCCGAACCCGAGGACAGTGTTCGGCTGCCTGCTCAAGTCTGAGAAGCTGCGCCGGTAGGTCGTCAATTGGCAGAGTTCCATCCGAATCGGAATCCCCAGGAGCCACGCACCATGAGCCAACTGTCCATCGCTGACCTGTTCTCCGTCGCCGGCAAGACCGTGCTCGTCACCGGCGGATCACGGGGGATCGGCGAGATGATCGCCGCCGGGTTCCTCGCCAACGACGCCACGGTCTACATCAGCTCACGCAAGGCTGACGTCTGCGACGCCACCGCCGCCCGGCTCAGCGAGTCCCACAACAACCGCTGCACGTCGATCCCCGCCGACCTGTCCCGTCTCGAAGACGTCGACAGGCTCAGCGAAGCGGTCCGCGGTCGGGAAGAGCACCTCGACGTCCTTGTCAACAACGCCGGTGCCTCGTGGGGAGCACCGGTGGACGAATTTCCCGAGAACGGGTGGGACAAGGTGATGGACACCAACGTCAAGGGCGTGTTCTTCCTCACGCAGCGACTTCTCCCGCTGCTCCAGGCCGCCGCGACGCCGGAGTCGCCCGCCCGCGTGATCAACATTGGATCGATCGACGGCATCCGGAACCCGGCGTTCGAGAACTACTCCTATGGGCCGTCGAAGGCCGCTGTCCACGCCCTCACGCGCCAGCTCGCCGCCACCCTTGTCAAGCGCAACATCCTCGTCAACGCCATCGCCCCCGGACCGTTTCCGACGTGGATGCTCAGCACCGGCGTGGGAACCGGCGGCGACGTCGAAGCAACCGACTGGGAAGCGGTCGGCGCGGCCGTGCCCCGCGGGCGCGTCGGGACGCCCGAGGACATCGCCGGAACGGCTCTGTTCCTTGCTTCCCGAGCAGGCGCGTTCACCGTTGGCGAGATCATCACCTGCGACGGCGGCATCGTCGTCGCCTGACCGGAGCTAATCTCAAGATGAGCGTCGGCTGCACGTCGGTGTCTTCGGGAGCGTCATCTGTGCCATGACTCGTGCCCTGACGGAGGGAGCTGGCCGACCGCGGGGCTGGCTTCAGGTAGCGAGGGTGGCCCAGGGCCTGGAGTCGGGTAGCGGGGACCAGGTCCGTAGTCGAAGGTGATCGGCAGGTCCAACTTCGGAAGAGGAGCCCCGCTCGGAGGCCCAGGGTACACAGGCGCTGACGCCGGCGGTGGATCAGCCACAGTTGACACCGGCGGCGGCGCCGGGGCTCGATGTTGACCCAGGGCGCCTCTGAATCCGGCATTCATGAGCGCACCCGTCACCGCCACGGCGAACGCAAGAGGCAGGACGCTGACACGCCGAGGGCGCCGCTTGCCAAGAAACCCGGCGGTGCGGCTCAGGAGGGCACTAGCCGTGGCACCTGTCCACACCAAGAATGCAAGCAGTAGAGTCATATATACGTCCTCCCTTCGCGACGTACAAGGGGCTGACCGGCGGATCCGTTACGACAGCAAGCACCCCGACCAGCGGGAGTGGCCCACAAAGTCGATCTCGGCCAATCCCATGCGGGCGGAGATCCGACCAAGGCGTGGTCGACCGCCCAGCGACGGACGTCAGCTATGCGCCGGTCGCGACAACGATCGCCGCAAGCAGCATCACCACTGTCGGTATCCCAACAGCGAGCGAGTACCTAGCCGTCGCTGGGTACCGAACCGCGATACCGACGACTGGGT
The sequence above is a segment of the Acidimicrobiales bacterium genome. Coding sequences within it:
- a CDS encoding serine hydrolase; translated protein: NHLPSGRELRDVALPGGYGEVGFDGAGFGLTVAVGLGPARSGGVGPPGDFMWGGAASTIFWIDPTEDLFVVFMTQLMPSATFDFRSQLRALTYGAVSD
- a CDS encoding nuclear transport factor 2 family protein, which gives rise to MNDRQQTEAIDPAELPEAITRYLDARQVKDTPRALSAFAADAVVIDEGKTYTGAKATENWMTEVATKYTYTVELISADRTDLSCYVVTNHLEGDFPGGEVDLRFQFTLEGGLIKNLTIEP
- a CDS encoding MerR family transcriptional regulator — encoded protein: MPATLTIGDFSRITHLSVKTLRRYHEVGLLEPAEVDPQTGYRYYAAAQVPTAQVIHRFRELGMPVREVADVVATNDPEARAALIAQHLGRLENQLDQQRAAVSSLRRLLQPDPPPMDVELRRVEATTVAAVVATVELDEILAWYGEAMGALDRTLGAAGVSSVGPPGGLYDNKLFTEDRGEAVVYIPVADAPRLGRVRPFVIPAADLAITVHRGSHDDIDVSYGALGTYVSEHALGVAGPVHEIYLIGPRDTDERSSWRTEIGWPVFRTSAK
- a CDS encoding prolyl oligopeptidase family serine peptidase, whose product is MRRCVRRPVAVAAIAALSACLAAPPAQATSKPPNTAAVPTGLSGGMPPAAYRPEPSLPAPKNWPFPDRFSHTDGTGRLMDGAFEWTGFLYDDHGARGLPGAGTEAPLASSVGTYRYPDGPAAGNGANIFRTAVGLTAAGSWWRVDWTTLNDPNIPIAEFALDTDNSATTGGSAWPAGAGVRSPGIDKALLVSAKGAWLINVASGARTALSGSSVDTRARSFTVFVPRSLMDPAGTWNVRLVAGLANPSGNGFEPVTPSNGALPGEPAVYDVGFRAYTQEPEVNNYWMDSGQANALASGDISPFAATVDWRALGQHTTTGEPMPTGYTNRWYVSSIELGQGVHFMPNGQEDLRPGLLNRVQPYAVYVPTGYTPSKPLPLTWILHSLDENWNQYGSLDPKFVQEACQQRDSICATTAGRGTDGWYFDEAELDFWEVWNRLASGYRLDPERTAISGYSMGGWGTYKIGLAHPDLFAKAVVLEGPVICGLRAFPGAAGAAGPGHCSTDGDSIPVIPSARNLPYVISQGAADELVPLPGEIPDMQKFASLGYRYRYELYPAADHLVYPFFDGFSDQAAHLSGPPRVDNPAHVTYDWYPDLDRPDLGIGSTGAYWLRDTRGRTVAPGTVATLDAVSSALPNPAITPVTSTGVLAPGDPFPAVVTEQSWVYGAQPALRPMITLRLSDVGSLGVDIVRAGIPAGRGAALPVTTDGPVTVTLLRAGPGLPVGLDGVRVGTVSASGQIAVPVPTGSHTISLG
- a CDS encoding SDR family oxidoreductase, whose product is MSQLSIADLFSVAGKTVLVTGGSRGIGEMIAAGFLANDATVYISSRKADVCDATAARLSESHNNRCTSIPADLSRLEDVDRLSEAVRGREEHLDVLVNNAGASWGAPVDEFPENGWDKVMDTNVKGVFFLTQRLLPLLQAAATPESPARVINIGSIDGIRNPAFENYSYGPSKAAVHALTRQLAATLVKRNILVNAIAPGPFPTWMLSTGVGTGGDVEATDWEAVGAAVPRGRVGTPEDIAGTALFLASRAGAFTVGEIITCDGGIVVA